The genome window acttgcatttatatagcacctttttaaaGTAGTAAATGTCCCAAAGTGATTCACAGGAGCGTAACCAGACAAAAATAGACACCgagtcaaaggaggagatattTGAGTAAAGTTTTGatcagagttaggttttaaggagcatcttacagaAAGAGAGAGGCTGAGCAGTATAGCGAGGAAATTCCAGTGATTGTGTCcttgatggctgaaggcacagccaccaatactgGGGCGAAGGAAGTGGGATGAAAGagaagccagagttggaggaaggCACCATTCTcagaggactgtggggctggagaaggtacAGAAATTGGGAGGGATGAGGCCTTGGAGggttttgaacacaaggatgagaattttaaataaaaaccgaaagtgctggaaatactcggcaggtctggcagcaactgtggagagagaaacaggtttaatgtttcaggtctgtgacctttcatcagaactggcaaaggttaaaaatgtaaccaGTCCCCAATCActaccatcctcctccgcctggctgaacttgttctcactttgaacaacttctccttcaaatccactcacttcctcaaataaaaaggtgttgctatgggtacccgcatgggtcttggttatgcctgtctttctgtgggacatgtcgaacattccttgttccagtcctactcaggccctctctccCAACCCTTTTTCTGGTACATGATGGCTGTAtttgtgccatttcctgctctcgccctgaactgcaaaacttcatcaacttcgctttcaatttccacccttctctcacctttacatggtccatctccgacacttcccttcccttcctcgacttctctgtctccatctctggtgataggctgtctactaatatccattataaatccaccgactcccacagctacctcgactacacttcctcacacattGCCTCTTGTaaggattccattctcccagtttctccgtctctgtcacatctgctctgatgatgcaaccttccacaacagcacttctgatatgtcttcctttttcctcaactgaggatcccccccccccactgaggttgacatggccctcaactgtgtctgacctctgcccttaccccttcccctccctcccagaaccgcgacagggttccccttgtcctcattttccacccaccagcctccacatccaaaggatcatcctccgccatttccgccacctccagcttgatgccatcaccaaacacatcttcccctcccctcccctgtcagcattctaacGCGACCGAGGGACCATTCTCTCTGCGACATCCTGGTCCTCTCCTCCATCACGCCCAACATCTCgtctccttcccacagcacctgcccatgcaatcgcaggaggtgtatatTCTGTCATGTTACCTCCTctgctcaccatccaaggcccttaatactccttccaggtgaagcaatgatttacttgtacttttttcaatttagcatactgtatttgctactcacaatgtgggcacctctacattggggagaacaaatgcagattgggttatcactttgcggagcacctccactcagtccacaagcatgacaccCGAGCTTttggttgctggccattttaattcaccaccctgctctcatgcccacatttttgagaaaacaaaatactgcagatgctggaaatctgacataaaatttaaagtgctggaaatgctcagcaggtctggtagcatctgtgtttagagagaaacagagttaacgtttcaggtctgtgacctttctgtcctcggcctgctgcagtgttccagtgaatctcaaagcaagctcgaggaacagcaccttaacgtccgattaggcactttacagccccctggactcaacattgagttcaacaatgtcaGGCCATGGCTGCCATTTTGATTTTCTTTACCAGgtaccagtcttaaacttgtttttcatggttttgcttttggacagagctgttcattattctgccattaacactctctctggacaaatgctttgtattttactatggctattaccactccctttgccttttgttctatGACACCTTTGTCTCTATGCCCCTCAacctttcacagaccttcccttttgttcttcttaatTCCCTCCccgccttcacttgctcaaaacctattacatttctaacctttgccagttctgatgaaaggtcatcgacctgaaacgttaactctgtttctctctccacagatgctgccagacctgcctagtatttccagcactttctgttttaatttctacATTCTAATCTCATTAAAAATACTTAATGCACTCACAGTGTAAATTGTGAATGACCCCATTAGGCAGTTGGATGTCAGGCACTGCTGCTGTTACTTTAAAAGTTAGCTGTTCGATCATGTTTGCCAAAGGTTGTGCTTGGAATTTAAAATGGAAATCCAATCATACTAATTGTAATGGTCATTTGAATGACGGATtcagtaccagaaactgaactggagtagccatataaataccgtggctacaagagcaggtcagaggctaggaatcctgaggcgagtaactcacctcctgactccccaaagcctgtccaccatctacaaggcacaagtcaggagtgtgatagaatactctccacttacctggatgggtgcagctccaacaacactcaagaagctcgacactatccaggaaaaagcagcctgcttgattggcaccccatctacaaaaattcactccctccaccgccgacgcacagtagcagcagtgtgtaccatctacaagatgcactgcagcattgcaccaaggctccttagacagcaccttccaaacccacgacctctaccaactagaaggacaagggcagcaaatacatgggaacaccaccacctgcaagttcctgctccaagtcacacaccatcctgacttggaaccatatcgccgttccttcactgtcgctgggtcaaaatcctggaactcccttcctaacagcactgtgggtatacctaccccaaatggactgcagcggttcaagaaggcagctcaccaccaccttctcaagggcaattaggaatgggcaataaatgctggcctggccagtgatgcccacatcccatgaatgaattaaaaaaaatggaTGGAAAGGCTGGATTTACAGAACTTAACTCGTGAATGTGAGGATATATCACTTAAGATATAAATTATAGATAGCAAACCACACAAAGTGCTTTGCAATAGCTGCTTCAGTACTGCCTGTTGTTTAGTGCAATCACATGTGAAATTCCTGGGGGACAGTAGTAGTTGCCAGTTCATATTTAAACTGCTTGTTTACATAACAGTAGCTGGCTGCCAGACAATTACAAACAAAACTGCATCACAAAATTTAGTGCATTACAATTTCTTCCAATAGTGAAGGTAAGCCAATGAATGTTAAATACAATGTCTATATTTTACCTTTTCATTTTAGAGTACCAAAATCATTAAGAAAGCATCATTTTTGAGGATAGAGTAAGCTTTGATTCCAAAGTGGTAGATTGCTGAGGTTCATAACTAAAAGTTACTTGACGATTGCTACAATAACTAACTGTAGAATCTTTATTATTATTAATCAACGCAGCCAATCTTGTAAACATCTTTCAGCAGTAGCAGCTGTCACGAGATGTGGCTTAGCAGTCCAGGTTCCAAGAATTAACACTTTCAAAAATTATGAGCAAAAATACTACGATCAAAAGTCCCTGTTATTATCAGTTTCAATGAATCTTAAAATTTCTGAGATGTTACTATTAGCTGCTGGCAGCCAGCATGTCTATGTGTAGCCATTAATGCCTGTTGTACCAAATTAACTTGCAAGCACATATCAACAATTCCATTGAGTTGaagagccacagtcttcagtcattCTGGGACAGCAATGTCAATAGGCCCAGAGCATAAATCATGGCCAAGGTTTGCAAGATTATTTACTTTGCCCATTTGCTTTTGCCAAAGCATAATTCAGACTGCCGCAGATACTGCTACCATCAACACTGTTTTTGTTGATCTCCCTTTGTTATGTCACCATTTAATAAGCATTAGTGTTCCGATCCCTCTTTATTCACACAACTGTAATTATTATGAAGAATTGCATTTGATATTCATGGGGGTTGTTTGTTTTAGAGTTTGAATATTTTGTTCAGGAGCTCCTCTGATGGTTCAATGCGTTTATGGTGAGTTGCTGAGTCCTATAAATCAGAAaggtccaagggtcagtgctgagagctgATCTTGGCGAGATTCTTTCTGTAACCTTACACAGGGTTAACATTGTGGAGGGGAAGAATTAAAATTGGTAAACTTGTAAGAATGTTTAATTGAATTTCATTTTCTTCTTATTAAAATTTAGTTAATAtaatgaaaatatttacattgtgcAAAGGATTTTTCTAGTTAATTGAGAACTTGAATTTGCATCTAGTTACTGCCATTACTAAAACTATATGTGATCGAAAGTTGACAACAGACATTTATTGTTCTGCCCTTGATTGTGTAATAAAGGCACTACATTGCACACAGTGAAATGAATAACCTTGTCATGTCAGACTTTTGCAAGACATGTGTTACCATTCACATGATCAATTATGATGTGTTCCATCCGCTGTAGGTCACGAGGAGAGATGTACTATAATCACATTAGCTTTGTCTTCAGATTCAGTGATGTTAGTGCAATAGTAGCATTTCCATGCACAAGTCGTCACCATTTTGAAATCGAGACTCATTGATTGACTCCTTGTGTAGTTCATCATTTTTACGAATACCTCGAAACTGTGGAACTCCTCTCAGCCTTTCCTTTCTCCTACAATCTCAGGCTTTTAACACCTGACTTTGCCATCTCTTGGCCACTACTTGATTTATCTCAGCTTCTGTTCTACCCTTTTCAACCTTGATGGTGTTCTTCACTATAAGATTTAGCTCAAAACCTTAGTTTTGTTTAAAAAGTATTTACAAAATCGGGTGAGATGAAAAGATTGGGACTTCATGTAACTTCTATGATCAAGGATGGCAATGCCAAAAAATGTGAAACATCACTTGGTGGCTTCCTGCTTGTCTTTGATATTTTCCCAAGAACTTCTGTAAGATTTTGattttcacaagaacacaagaaataggagcagaagtagaccatatggcccatcgagcctgctccgccattcaataccatcacggctgattttaggcttcaacttcactttcccacccactcaccatatcccttgtttccctgagagaccaaattaTCAGttgatcccagccttaaatgtattcaatgatgaagcatccacaaccctctggggtagagaattccaaagattcacaaccctttaagtgaagtaatttctcctcatctcagtcctaaatgatcggccccttatcctgagaatgtgcccttgttttagattccccgaccagcggaaacaatctgtcagtgtctaccctatccagccccttcagaatctattTACTTTATATAAATCCTTAGGTCTTACTGTACTATACTGAGATAACTCAAACCTTCCAAATGTGTATGTACAATGTATGCAAAATGTGTATCAAATCTACATACTTTTTCCTCCAAAAGTTTTAAAACACTTTCCAAGGAAAGTTCTTGTCCTAGAACTACCATGCTGTATGGACCAAGATTTTCATTATTGACCTGATAcgttggaaagaaaagaaaggcttgcatctatatatagcgccttccacaacatcagaatgtcccaaagcgttttacaactAGAGTTGTCATTCTTTGTAACAATTTTTAATGCTGTTGCTCCTTTGATTTAGTATAAAAGTCACTTGTCtccatgttaattgtatattaattgtgtttgatTGTATGCAGGTGGGGGGCATTAATtgcggtttcacttgagcacatataaagagacgctTACTTTAAACAATGGTGTGATTGAGTTTGGAGGtgaatgcttgtaatgtttcactctaacTAAATGTAAGACTGAATAAAGGTTGGCTCCAGTACCACATTGCAGGACGTTTATTAGTATTTGTTAAACAAGTAAAAAAAGCACAATTAATCGTGAGATTAAAACTGAATTCTTACCAGATGCCTGAAAAGGTGATGGTACTTACAATAGAAGAATACTTTTAATAAGTAGTTTTATTGAAATTTTGTTCAGATGTTTGGGTAACTGTGTGTACAGAATTTGGAACTACTTTATGCATGGCTGTTTCCTCCCCTAAGCTGGAATTGAAATTAGCAGATGTGTGTCAAAGACACCAGTTTGAAGGGCATAAAAGGTACTATTGGCAGGTTTTTAAATCTTCAAGAGTGTTGTTGCTCATAATggcttggattttgcagtcagtggtgaaggaagGGTGCTGGCCTTGCATTAGATTGCAGTTGCTCACAGACTTTTTGCAGGCTTTTGAGCAGCAACTTGATATTTAGAGATGATTTTCAGTGTGGCAACTTCTACAGGAGATCTGGGACTTTGTATGAGCAGGTTAAAAAACAGTGTGAGTTTAAACCAGGAAATATACATTTGATTATTTTATTTcattgtaaaatcatgtacagagattgactgagagtgtgtgagagtgactgagagtgtgtgagagtgactgagagtgtgtgggagGGAAAGATGGAATTGAAAAAgatgagacagaaagaaaacatttttaaaataaaattttcagagccagagaggttgtttggcagtaattaagactcaaCATGCCATTAAACATTCACTTGCTCTTAAATGCACCAGTCCTAACTTTTTCTGGAATGATTAGtgggtaagtacagcaacttcatgttTGTGAATCGATTTCAATGCTGAGACTCTTGGTGAGAAACCAGTGAGCTAAGCTTGTGAAGGATCAGTAGCCTCTGGATTTTCCCGTTTAACAGCACAGTGTGGACTCCGGAAGCTGCCGACTGATTTGCTGCATAATAACAGTGAGCACTGATACCCTCTCCGTTATTGTTAATGTAAAACCTGGGCCACATTGTTTGTCTCACTTTTCAAACCCCCTACTACAAGAACAGTTTGTGCGGTTACAGAGCTGTGGTAGAAAACAAAAGAATTAAGAACTCATACGGGCCCCATTGAGTGAGGCATTATGAAAGGATGTCAGCACAGCAGTTTGTTGTGGAGGACTCCTGAAAAAGCAAATGGTTGCAGTTTCACTGCTATTCACTGCATCATTGTGTTGGCTGGACAGTCGGATATTGGAAAAATCTAGAAATTAATGTGATTGGAGCTAACAGTGAGTCTCATCCATGATAGGTCACAAATGCTGATAGCAGTAAAACTTTATTTGCATTGGTCCTGTTTCCTTTGGTCTAATAAAGATTTTTGGGATGTGGGTTACATGGTTACATTTTATATCCCAATTAATTACTAACTGCGACTATTTTTCAAAGCCCCACTGCTAGATGGATATGTTATAGAGCAGCAGCTGTACAGTCTCCATTCTGAATTCCTGATGTTCTTAGACAAGATAATGATACATTTGAACACCAGAGTGAATTTTAGTTGAAACTTCTACTGCAAAATTCAAATTTAACTTCTCAGTATATTTTATAAGACTTGTAGGTTGTACAATTTGATGAAATTGTGTAGATACTATTAGTGCTTAAACAATTTTTGTAGGAAGAGATATCGACCAAAAACATTGGAAGACACACATGGAAGTTGGGGAATACACATGGAAAATATTTGGATTTTAAgccaaatgtttttttaaaattgttcatgttacacgtgtacagtttctctagTCAAACTACAGCTGTTTGCTACAGTACAGTCATGGTGTGCTGTCCCCTGGTGTTTAGTTTAGTTAACAGTCATGGGTGTAACATTTTATAATCAATAATCATGGACATAGTGTGAATACTGTGGACACAACGGATACAATATGCTCAATTTTACCaaccccccgatgtcgggggtcatggcgggggcggggggggggagtgaggcctTAAAATACTTGCACAAGCGGCCCGTCATGACTCCTGACACAAGAAGCTCCTgctgtattttaccagcggtggcgaggcctcagtatggcaccaccccgccccccctcccccatcagcgggaagtggggccttcatttaaatattaaaattaattaaaacaacatgcaaatcaacttaccttgtgcCGGTGGCAGTCCCATGCTGATATTACGGCCGCCAAACGAAAGTCCCGCGTCAACGGAGCTCCgttgaggcgtgacactggtggtgggggggggggggtggttcgtGGTAAggggagaactattgtaattggttgtggggatgatgggaaggggttgaaggtcaaaggttCTGAAGTTAAGGGGAATGTTCACAAAATGAAAAGGTGCTTTTTGGAGGGGGGGATATGTCACTGTAATACATGAGGATtcagtaggggagtgtgggaggggggaatctAAGTTGAAATAAAAGTGTTCGGCAGGTTCTGGTGAAGTGGCACCTTTAATTATTGAAATGGAattgaagggcttgaaaccctttaaaaatggcactgtgcctgcacggtggcgccagacgccattgccagggacggagcagccgccccctctatgtcatcgggggcagctgctccgccccctccatttaaatgagccccgtgcAAAATATCATGGCGGCTCAGCGACAGCAAGCGGACTGCCGAGATGAGAGCACACCGCTGCGAAGTGTggcacgctcataaaattcagcccaatgaatagAGTAATGTACTGTGCCTTATGTAAgatttgtttcagaatgttgggtTTAAAGATCTATTTTTAGTTATTACTCTATGCTCTACATCACCAAAAGTAGAATGGAATATTTAGCATCTTGAGGTCACTGCAACACTAACTTTACTTCAAAGTCTGAAACAACTAGTTACAGTAAAAACAAAACCACAAAAGAAAAGGTGGGCAATGACAGTACATGATTGTTACTGAGTTAATCTTTCCAATTCACGGTCATTTTGAGTGCAACACCTTCATTTCAGAACAACCAGTGGCATTTTTCATAGACCTATAATTAACATTTGCTGTCATATTTTGTATATGCCCTAAAGCTTCTCAGATATAAATACGCCCCTTAGCCCCCATTCAGTGTTACCATGCATTATACCGACAGCCCTTAGCTGACTCTTCCTCGGTTTAGAAAGCCTGCTGGTGGAAAGCATTCTGTCTCTCTGCTGCTCAAGTAGAAAATCTGCAGCAAAATAAAATCTGCATGTACAGACTAATAAAACAAATCTATTTGTTTTTAGGCCAATGTCTCTGTGTCCATATAAACTCAGAAACCAGTTCCAAAGGGTCATTTGTTAACCATTTCCAAACCATAGGGAAGGAAATTAGTGGAAGGAAAATTGGGCCAGTTTCTTTATAGGCACCTGTTCTGACCAGTCCAATTTTCAGATATTCACCTTGCTCAGGTTATCCAATGCAGTTGCGTGCAGAGCCAGACAAATCTTCCCTCATTTCTTCCCTTGTTCAGTGCCCATTCCCCCTCTGGTTAGCCAGTGGCACCTGTatctgggctggatttaatgggtccCCTCCTCCAGAGACTGGTTAGGAGGTGGGGGAATACATAGTATtgcggcgggggagggggagggggtgtagggccTGTTGCCTTCCTGTTGCAATGCAAAGAagtcgggggcaggataggccaacgacagccttcctgcccagaggccaattaagacccttaagaggcctattatcagccattAGTCTTCCGACCACTGCTGGGATTAAGCCAGCGGCGGGAGGTGCCTCCGCCATGTGAGGCTATCTCTCCGCAAGCTTAGGTGAGGGGGCCCCTCCTCCATAGGCAATctgtgtggcccatggagggcccccgccaGCAAACAACCCACTTCCCTGAATCCCTCTTCCCCTGCTCTCAATGCCACCCCCTGCCAGTCTGGCCCCCTTGATCCCActtcacttaccttgggtccgggtctccagcgctgggcctggttccaaggcctctcaTAATACCAGCAgttgccaccactcctggtggcgccgccaatactactgagctgccagccctctgatcggccagcagctcttggaggcgggatcctcgtCTTTAACGGGCTGTTAATTGCCCAGGCACCGTAGAATAGCACCAGGAGTGGAGAGGCTTCAAAAGACCGAGGCGGAATCCCCACCGCCTTTTCATCCCGGCGCCGGGAGCCCTGCCTGCATGACTAAATTCAGCCTGGATGTGTGCAGTAAAATGACAGGCACATTATAGAGAATACCCCCAGTGTGTCATGCTAACTTCTGCTAATACTGGATGAAAAAAAAATTTCAGCTCATAACATTCTAGAAAGTTTGTTATACCCATCATAATTTAATTACCTTtgttttaaaatttaatttaagtGCTTTTTTATTAAGTGAATGAGCTTTAGTTACTCACGCCTCATAGATGTAGACTAGTTGCTTCATGTCATTATTCAGCCATTGTTTTCTTATTAATGACATGATGCTGTTTAAAATTATTACTTTTCTTTATCATGTATAACACACTGGTGCAAACAAACAATGGTACAGCTAACACAAGGAGAGGCTCTGGACTTTTCAAGAGGTTAAAGGCTAATCCACAGCAAATGTCCTAAGATTCAATGTAGTATTGTAACTATTTCACTACAGCAGTACCATTGCTACACAATTACCATTCAACAGCTGAGCCTGTTACACAAGCAAGCATTTATTTTTAAACATATGGGCGGATTTATTGCACATGAGGGAATAAGTATGATGCAAAGCTTATTGTAAAAATAAAGTGTTGGAACGAGAAAAAGTAATGGAAATCTGAAAGGGAAAAGTTGTTTAAAGATTTGAGGTGAAAATTTCCATTCATATATTAGGCTGCTTTCCTTGGAGGCTGGCCTTAACTGTgtctttccagcatttactgtttgatttccagttgtttttttttatctCCTAAAGGTTTATTGCTAATAGGCTAACAAAAGTCAaaaagccattcagcctatcaagcttGTTGCTCTGGTGGCTCTCCCACTGTAACATTTGGCCTTTTGAACAACATCGATGTGTTTGACTATTAACCTGCCTCATCGATTGTTCCAAGAAATTCTTCCTAATATCTGGTTTAAATCTCTATTTATTATTAATCTAGTTTAGTCCAGTGGTCCTGCATTCATGGTTTAATTCAAAGTCCTGCATCTATAATACATTTTTAAATAATTCATAGATCTCAAGGCTTTCCTTTTAGCCACCTTTCTAGACTGTAAAACTAATGCTTACCTAATCTTTCTGACGCATAAGGCAATGAGGGGAGAAAAAAAGAATGACTAAGTAAGTGGCCAGGAAACTCATTCATTTGAATGAGTACTTTTGGATTTTCTGAAGTCTTCTAGAATTCTGAACTCCACTTATCCTGAAATAGTAAAATGTTGTTTATTTCCCTAGGTAATCACTTGTTTTGGCATTTCTGTGAGCCTCTGCAGCTACGTTGGATTTGCGGTCGTAGCCTTACTGGTTGAAATCAACTCAATCTTCCTCCACCTGCGACAGATTTTTCTGATGGCCAATATGCGCAAAGACACTTGCTTCCGCATCAACAGTATCATCAATCTGGGAACCTACATTATCTTCCGCATCAGCACGTTGGCCTGGATGACACGCTGGCTGGTCTTAAATCGCGATAACATCCCTCTCATAACCTATAGCATCGGCAGTGTGGGGATGGCCATCATGACTCTGATGAACACTGTGCTCTTTTACCGACTACTAAGAAGTGACTTTCTCCAGTCTAGCAGAGAAGGGAAGAAGGAAAAAGAAAAGTGAAGTTGAAATGGTGTCCCATCCACAATACTGGTGC of Heterodontus francisci isolate sHetFra1 chromosome 30, sHetFra1.hap1, whole genome shotgun sequence contains these proteins:
- the tlcd2 gene encoding TLC domain-containing protein 2, whose product is MEWNPEVLIVGLSFGSFKLINQGLKYLPAPESALRNTWKWRNIWTSMVHSVVTGIWAVLCFYLQPRMAEDLIGTHSPSSHRLVSVSIGYFIHDFTDMLWNQKLQHSWELLFHHAVVITCFGISVSLCSYVGFAVVALLVEINSIFLHLRQIFLMANMRKDTCFRINSIINLGTYIIFRISTLAWMTRWLVLNRDNIPLITYSIGSVGMAIMTLMNTVLFYRLLRSDFLQSSREGKKEKEK